Below is a genomic region from Sporichthyaceae bacterium.
CGGCGCGGGCGGCGGCGGAGTTGCCGGCGTCGTGGTTCTGCTCGGTGGCCGTCTCGGAGAGCAGAGCGGCCCAGATCAGGTAGGCATCACGTGCTTGGGCGAGGGTGGCGTCGTCATCGAGCCCGAGCGTGGCGTATGCACGCCGAAGTTCCCTCACGTCCATGTGCCGCCCCCGCGAACCACTGCTCCCCTGGATCCCTTTGTTGTAGGGGATTTCCCCGTCCGCCCGGGGCGGTTTGCCGGCATACCGTCCGAACGACCGATGCCCGGCCCATCCGGGTGGGTTGAGTTGGCTCGGGCAGGCCGGGACAATTCGGGGCATGAGACCCACAACGCCATTGATGCTGACCGCGGCCCTACTCCTGGCCGGCTGCGGTTCGGGCTCGTCGAACGCGTCGAACAACACGGCGGCCACCTCGGTGCCGACGGTTCCGACGCCGTCGGTCGCGCCCAGCTCGTCCATCCGGGTCAGCGTCGACGCGTTCACCGACGGCGCCACCATCCCGGAGGAGTACACCTGTCGGGGCGCGGGCAAGCGGCCGGTGGTCAGCTGGACCGGGGTACCCAGCGGGGCGACGTCGACCGCACTCGCGGTGACCGACCCGGACGCGCCCACCGGGGAGTACCTGCACTGGCTGGTATTCGACCTGGCGCCGGACTCGAGCGGTCGGCTGGCCGCAGGGCCGGTGACCTCACCCGCGAAGGAGGCGGACAACAGCGGCGGCACGCCCGGCTGGAAGGCGCCCTGCCCGCCCAAGGGCACCGGCACGCACCACTACCACGTCACCGTGTTCGCGGTGGCGGGCACGATCACGGCCGGTGATTCAAAGGCAGAACTCGCCGCGGTCCGCAAGCAGGCCACGGCGCAGGGCGAGATCGTCGGTCTGGTGGCCGCGCAGTCCTGACAGCGTCTTAGAAGTCCGCGTTGCGCGGAGTGCGTGGGAACGGGATCACGTCGCGCACGTTGGTCATGCCGGTGGCGTAAACCATGGTGCGCTCGAAGCCCAGGCCGAACCCGGCGTGCGGCACGGTCCCGTAGCGGCGCAGGTCCCGATACCACCAGTAGTCGTCGCGGTTCAGCCCCATCTCGTCCAGCCGCGCGTCGAGCACGTCCAGGCGCTCCTCGCGTTGCGAGCCGCCGATGATCTCCCCGATGCCCGGTGCCAGCACGTCCATCGCGGCCACCGTGCGGCCATCGTCGTTGGCGCGCATGTAGAACGCCTTGATATCGCGCGGGTAGTTCATCAGCACCACGGGGCGGCCGACGAGTTCCTCGGTGAGGTAGCGCTCGTGCTCGGACTGCAGGTCGGCGCCCCAGGCCACCGGGAACTCGAACTTCGTGCCGGCTGCCACGGCTTTTTCCAATGCGGCGATGGCGTCGGTGTAGGTCATCCGCTCGAAGCTGGACTCGACGAAGCTCTCCAGCCGGCTGATGCAGTCCGGGTCGATGCGCTCGGCGAAGAAGGCGAGGTCGTCGCCGCGTTCGTCGAGCACCGCGCGGAACAGGTATTTCAGGAACGCCTCGGCCAGGTCGGCGTCGGCGGTGAGATCGGCGAAGGCGATCTCCGGTTCGATCATCCAGAACTCGGCCAGGTGCCGCGCGGTGTTGGAGTTCTCCGCGCGGAACGTCGGGCCGAACGTGTAGACCTTGCTCATCGCCAGGCAGTACGTCTCCACGTTCAGCTGGCCGGACACGGTCAGGTGCGCCTCGCGGCCGAAGAAATCCTCGTTGAAGTCGACCTTGCCGTCCGGGGTGCGCGGCAGGTTGGCCAGGTCGAGGGTGGACACCCGGAACATCGCCCCGGCGCCCTCGGCGTCGTTCGCGGTGATGATCGGGGTGTGGATCCAGAAGAAGCCGCGGTCGTTGAAGAATCGGTTCACGGCCATCGACAGGCAGTGCCGGACCCGGGTGACGGCGCCGAAGGTGTTGGTGCGGGCGCGTAGGTGCGCGATCTCCCGCAGGTACTCGAACGTGTGCTGCTTGGCGGCGGCGGGATAGGTGTCCGGGTCGTCCACCCAGCCGAGCACCTCGACCCGGCTCGCGTCCACCTCGACGCTCTGCCCCTTGCCCTTGGACTCCGCCACGGTGCCGGTGACCACCACCGAACAGCCCGTGGTCAGTCGAGTGATCTCATTGGCGTAGTTGTCCAACTCGGGTCGCGCGACCACCTGCAGGGTGGCGAAACAGGAGCCGTCGTGCACGGCGAGGAACGACAGCCCCGCCTTCGCGTCCCGCCGCGTCCGCACCCACCCCTGCACGGTCACGGTGTCGCCGACCCCGGCGTCGCCGCGGAGAACCTCGGAGATCATCAACGTGGTCACCGGGGCAGCCTAGCCGGCAGGTACCTCAGCCCACCCGCGTGATGTCCGGCCAGACCCGGCGGTGGATGCGCAGCACCTCCGCATCCACTCGCGCCGCCGCGTAGGGCCGGTGCTCCCCTACCGAAAGCCTCGCCCGAGGCGCTTCTCTCCGCTCATTCATGAGCGCAGCGGGCTCTGTCATACGCGGGGCGTCACTTTCGGGGCTCTGGGGGCCCCGAGAATGACGCCCCACGTATGACAGTCACGTCCGACGCCACGCGCCGCGCCGCCGCCGGTGGCGTGGATCCCCTAGTGGCCGGTTCGCCACCAATCGGCATCGGCCATCGACCGCAGCGCCCACGCCTGCCCGAACCGTCGGCGCTCGGATTTCAGCGAGGGAAACGGCGCGTGGCCGAGGGATTGGCCCGCGGCGGTCGGAGCCGACGCCCGCTTCCCCATGACCACCGCGCCCAGCACGACCAGCGCGGTGAGCACCGCGGCGGGTTGCACGGCCTCGCCGAAGAAGGCCGCCGACCAGATCATGGTCAGCACCGGCTGCGCCAATTGCAGCCGACCCACTCGCGCCAGGCCGCCGCGGGCCAGCCCGGCGTACCAGGCGAAGAACCCGCCCCACATGCTGATCGCGCCGACATAGGCCAGGCCCGCCACCGCGCCGCTGGTGACGTGCTCGGGGCGCCGCAGCGCCAGGGAGAGCGCGGTCAGCGGCAACGACAGCGGCAGCACCAGCAACACCGCCCAGCAGATCACCCGCCACCCGCCGTGCCGGCGCGCCAGAATCGCGCCCTCGGTGTAGGAGATGCCCGCGGCCAGCATCGCGCCCAGCAGGTAGCCGTCGGCCGGCGTCGGGCGGCCGGCACCCTGCACGGCGGCGAAGCAGAGCACCGCGGCCAGGCCAACGCCGGTGGCCGGCCAATAGCGGCGATCGGGTCGCTCGCCGGCCCGAAGCACGGCAAGCCCCGCGGTGATCGCTGGGATCAGCCCGGCCATCGCGGCTGCGTGCGTGCTGTCCACGTCGCGCAGCGCGAGCGTGGTCAGCAACGGGAAGGCGAACGTGGCGCCGACGGCGACCACGGCGATCTGTCCGGTGGCCTCGCGAGGTGGATGGGGCTCATGACGCATCGCCAACAGCACCGCGGCCAACACGCCGGCCGCCGCGGCCCGGGCGGTCACCACCGTCACCACGCCAAAGGCGGGCTCCGCGGCCCGAGTGGCCGGGAAGGTGAGGCTGAAGGCGAGGACGCCGAGCGCGCCGAGAAGGATTCCGCCGCGATGCGCTTCCCTACCGACCGCGGATGCGCTTTCCTTGTGTCCCATGAACTACGATAGCGGAGCCGATGCGCTTCTCCTAGAGCTGGAGCGAATCACGCGGGATTCTCCGCCCCAGACGCAACTTCCCGCCACGCGTGAGCTGCAGAAGCGCTTCCGCGTCAGCGCGCTGACCACGCAACGAGTGCTGGCCGCGCTCGCGGCCCGTGGGCTGCTGGTGACCCGGCCGGGGCGGGGCACGTTCACCGCCGCGGCACCCACGCCGGGTCGGGCGTTGGACCCGTCCTGGCAGGTGCTGGCGTTGGGCGCCCGACCCGAGCTGGCCGTCGAACTGGACGACCTGTTGGCCCCGGTGCCGGCGGGGACGGTCTCGCTGGTGACCGCATTCCTGGACCCGTCGCTGCAGCCGCTGGGGCTGCTGCAGGCCGCGGCCGGTCGGGCGGCGCGGCGTCCCGGCTCCTGGGCGCATCCCAGCGCCGAGGGTCTGCCCGAACTGCGCGCACACCTGGCCGCCGAGCTCGGGCCCGGCCACCGCGCGGACGACGTGCTGATCGCCCCGGGCGGGCAGGCCGCATTGGCCGCGGCGTTCCGCTACCTCGCCGCGCCTGGCGACCCGGTCGTGGTCGAATCGCCCACCTACCCCGGCGCGCTGGCCGCGGCTCGCAACGCCGGGCTGCGCCTGGTGCCGGTGCCCACCGATGCGGACGGCGTGCTGCCCGACGCGCTGGAGGAGGCACTGACCCGCAGCGGTGCCCGGCTGGTCTACCTGCAGCCCCGGCACGCCAACCCCACCGGCGCGACGCTGTCCGCCGACCGGCGCGACCCGGTGCTGGCCGCGGTCACCCGCGCGGGGGCGTTTCTGGTCGAGGACGACTGGGTGCGCGACCTGGACCTGGACGGCCCTACGCCGCCGCCCCTGGCCACCCGCGATTCGCACGGCGCGGTGGTGCACATCCGCTCGCTGACCAAGCCCGTCGCCGCCGGGCTGCGGGTCTCCGGCCTGATTGCCCGCGGGCCGGTGCTGGCCCGGCTGCGCCGTGGCCGACTGTGCGACGACCTGTTCGTCTCCCCGCTGCTGCAGCAGATTGCCGTCGACGTGCTCACGGCGCCGGGCTGGCCGCGGCATCTGGCCGGGGTCCGGCGTGTGCTGCGTGAGCGGCGTGCCGCCCTGCTGCAGGCGGTACTGGGCCTGCCCGGTGTGGAATCGGTGGGCACCCCCCGTGGCGGTGTGCACCTGTGGGTGCGGCTGCCCGCCGGCGTGGAGGAGCGCACGCTGGTGGAGGCAGCCCGCCGGCACGGCGTCGCGGTCGGCGCGGGCCGCGCCTATGTCGCCGGTGAACCGGACGCCGCCCACCTGCGCCTCAGCTACGGCGCCGCGGCGCCCGAGACCCTGCGCGAGGGCGTCGCCCGGCTCGGGACGGCGTTGCGCGAGGTCAGCTGACGTAAGAGGGGGCGGGGTACTAGCGGGAGTAGTACTCGACCACCAGCTGCTCGTCACACACGATGGGGATCTCGGAGCGGACCGGCGGGCGTTCCAGGCGGAATTTCAGATCGTCGTGGTTCACCTGCAGGTACGGCGGGATGACCTCGGCGGCGTTCGCACCCGCGGCGGCCACCTGGAAGTTCTTCTTGTTCCGGCTGCGGTTGGCCACGGCGACCACGTCGCCGGGCTGCACCCGGTAGGACGGACGGTCCACCCGGGAGCCGTTCACCTCGAGGTGCTGGTGGGTGACCATCTGGCGGGCCTGGTAGATGGTGCGGGCCAGACCGGAGCGCAGCACCAGGGCGTCCAGTCGGGTCTCCAGGTCGACGATGAGCACCTCACCGGTCTTGCCGGTGTGCGCGTGGGCGTGCTCGAAGGCGCGGCGCAGCTGGGTCTCGGAGATGTCGTACTGCGCGCGCAGGCGCTGCTTCTCCAGCAGACGGGTCTTGTAGTCCGAGGTCTGCTTGCGACCACGGCCGTGCACGCCCGGCGGGTAGGGGCGGGCCTCGAAGTACTTCACGCACTTCGGGGTCAGCGGGATGCCCAGTGCGCGGGACAGCTTGGCCTTGGGTCGGGAGTTGTTCACGTCGGTGGTCTCCGTCGGTCGCGTGTGTGCGTCTGCGTGCGGGCAAGGGAAAAAGTGCAGCGTCGGTCCGGAGGGACCTCCGGTGGCACGATGTGCCTCCACCGGGCTGCACTTCCAAGGCCCCGGAGAACCGGGATGCCTGCATGGTGCGGGGCGCCACCACAGGGCGGCGCCGGGCCAGCCTAGGGCACCGGCCC
It encodes:
- a CDS encoding DMT family transporter — translated: MGHKESASAVGREAHRGGILLGALGVLAFSLTFPATRAAEPAFGVVTVVTARAAAAGVLAAVLLAMRHEPHPPREATGQIAVVAVGATFAFPLLTTLALRDVDSTHAAAMAGLIPAITAGLAVLRAGERPDRRYWPATGVGLAAVLCFAAVQGAGRPTPADGYLLGAMLAAGISYTEGAILARRHGGWRVICWAVLLVLPLSLPLTALSLALRRPEHVTSGAVAGLAYVGAISMWGGFFAWYAGLARGGLARVGRLQLAQPVLTMIWSAAFFGEAVQPAAVLTALVVLGAVVMGKRASAPTAAGQSLGHAPFPSLKSERRRFGQAWALRSMADADWWRTGH
- the rpsD gene encoding 30S ribosomal protein S4 — encoded protein: MNNSRPKAKLSRALGIPLTPKCVKYFEARPYPPGVHGRGRKQTSDYKTRLLEKQRLRAQYDISETQLRRAFEHAHAHTGKTGEVLIVDLETRLDALVLRSGLARTIYQARQMVTHQHLEVNGSRVDRPSYRVQPGDVVAVANRSRNKKNFQVAAAGANAAEVIPPYLQVNHDDLKFRLERPPVRSEIPIVCDEQLVVEYYSR
- the asnS gene encoding asparagine--tRNA ligase, which translates into the protein MTTLMISEVLRGDAGVGDTVTVQGWVRTRRDAKAGLSFLAVHDGSCFATLQVVARPELDNYANEITRLTTGCSVVVTGTVAESKGKGQSVEVDASRVEVLGWVDDPDTYPAAAKQHTFEYLREIAHLRARTNTFGAVTRVRHCLSMAVNRFFNDRGFFWIHTPIITANDAEGAGAMFRVSTLDLANLPRTPDGKVDFNEDFFGREAHLTVSGQLNVETYCLAMSKVYTFGPTFRAENSNTARHLAEFWMIEPEIAFADLTADADLAEAFLKYLFRAVLDERGDDLAFFAERIDPDCISRLESFVESSFERMTYTDAIAALEKAVAAGTKFEFPVAWGADLQSEHERYLTEELVGRPVVLMNYPRDIKAFYMRANDDGRTVAAMDVLAPGIGEIIGGSQREERLDVLDARLDEMGLNRDDYWWYRDLRRYGTVPHAGFGLGFERTMVYATGMTNVRDVIPFPRTPRNADF
- a CDS encoding PLP-dependent aminotransferase family protein; translated protein: MNYDSGADALLLELERITRDSPPQTQLPATRELQKRFRVSALTTQRVLAALAARGLLVTRPGRGTFTAAAPTPGRALDPSWQVLALGARPELAVELDDLLAPVPAGTVSLVTAFLDPSLQPLGLLQAAAGRAARRPGSWAHPSAEGLPELRAHLAAELGPGHRADDVLIAPGGQAALAAAFRYLAAPGDPVVVESPTYPGALAAARNAGLRLVPVPTDADGVLPDALEEALTRSGARLVYLQPRHANPTGATLSADRRDPVLAAVTRAGAFLVEDDWVRDLDLDGPTPPPLATRDSHGAVVHIRSLTKPVAAGLRVSGLIARGPVLARLRRGRLCDDLFVSPLLQQIAVDVLTAPGWPRHLAGVRRVLRERRAALLQAVLGLPGVESVGTPRGGVHLWVRLPAGVEERTLVEAARRHGVAVGAGRAYVAGEPDAAHLRLSYGAAAPETLREGVARLGTALREVS
- a CDS encoding YbhB/YbcL family Raf kinase inhibitor-like protein, yielding MRPTTPLMLTAALLLAGCGSGSSNASNNTAATSVPTVPTPSVAPSSSIRVSVDAFTDGATIPEEYTCRGAGKRPVVSWTGVPSGATSTALAVTDPDAPTGEYLHWLVFDLAPDSSGRLAAGPVTSPAKEADNSGGTPGWKAPCPPKGTGTHHYHVTVFAVAGTITAGDSKAELAAVRKQATAQGEIVGLVAAQS